A stretch of Mesoplodon densirostris isolate mMesDen1 chromosome 7, mMesDen1 primary haplotype, whole genome shotgun sequence DNA encodes these proteins:
- the LOC132493942 gene encoding RNA polymerase II subunit A C-terminal domain phosphatase SSU72 like protein 3-like has product MPSSPLRVAVVCMSNMNRSMEAHNILMKKGFSVKSFGAGSCVRLPGCAGSLPMVYDFSTTYEQMRKDLLHKGGECYRSNGVLHILGRNERIKPHPERFQECRDPFDVIFTCQESVYDRVVADLCTREQETCQPVHVINVDIDDTLEDATLGSLIICELCQGLQQADDMESSLAELLLAAEGKTGRSFLHTVCFY; this is encoded by the coding sequence ATGCCCTCCTCTCCGCTCAGGGTGGCTGTGGTCTGTATGAGTAACATGAACAGGAGCATGGAAGCCCACAACATCCTCATGAAGAAAGGGTTCAGTGTCAAGTCTTTTGGAGCTGGATCCTGTGTGAGGCTCCCAGGATGTGCAGGTAGCCTCCCCATGGTTTATGATTTTTCCACCACGTATGAGCAAATGCGCAAGGACCTTCTCCACAAAGGTGGAGAATGCTATAGAAGCAATGGCGTCTTACACATCTTGGGAAGAAATGAGAGAATCAAGCCTCACCCAGAAAGATTTCAAGAGTGCAGGGATCCCTTTGATGTCATCTTCACGTGTCAGGAGAGCGTCTATGACAGGGTGGTGGCAGATCTGTGTACCCGAGAGCAGGAGACCTGTCAGCCTGTGCACGTGATCAACGTGGACATAGACGACACCCTGGAGGACGCCACTCTTGGATCTCTGATCATCTGTGAGCTCTGCCAAGGTCTCCAGCAGGCAGATGACATGGAAAGCAGTCTGGCTGAGCTTCTCCTGGCAGCAGAGGGGAAAACAGGAAGGAGCTTTCTGCACACGGTCTGCTTCTACTGA
- the LOC132494176 gene encoding LOW QUALITY PROTEIN: olfactory receptor 52B4-like (The sequence of the model RefSeq protein was modified relative to this genomic sequence to represent the inferred CDS: inserted 1 base in 1 codon; substituted 2 bases at 2 genomic stop codons), translating into MYLKTWESRWRPLQSLENHHEFKKINRRMYSVLVTPETLSAGMFSRSRFLHWPEARLVYMVDDLCVRLSGDEKERKGVGGGDVSGGLHGYVSLNHTGVSHTVFYLLGIPGLEDQHISIPFFFSYIIALSGNSLLIFIIVTKHSLHEPMYLFLCMLAGADFVLSTCIVPQALVIFWFCAGEFSLNRCIKQFFITHSTFMSESGTLLVVAFDCYIAICFYPLRYTTISTHTLIGKIGVTIFLRSYCMISPXIFLLKRLTFXQSNIIPDTCCEHIGLAKYACNDIXVNIWYGLFVIMSTVVLDVLLIFVSYTLILHAVFHLPSQDACHKALNTCGSHVCIIILFYGPAIITTLTQHFGSQVPPHIHILLDNVCILAPPMLNPITYGIKTEQI; encoded by the exons ATGTACTTGAAGACATGGGAGAGCCGGTGGAGGCCGCTCCAGTCCCTGGAGAATCATCATGAATTCAAGAAAATCAATCGGAGGATGTATAGTGTTCTTGTAACTCCTGAAACACTGTCAGCAGGGATGTTTTCCAGGAGTCGCTTTTTACACTG GCCTGAAGCAAGGCTGGTTTACATGGTAGATGATTTATGTGTCAGATTATCTGgagatgaaaaagagagaaaaggagtgggaggag GTGATGTCTCTGGTGGTCTCCATGGGTATGTTTCCTTAAACCACACTGGTGTCAGTCACACAGTCTTTTACTTGCTGGGCATCCCTGGCCTAGAGGACCAGCACATTTccatccctttcttcttttcatacATCATTGCCCTATCTGGGAACAGCCTTCTCATCTTCATTATTGTGACAAAGCACAGCCTCCATGAACCCATGTACCTCTTCCTCTGCATGCTGGCTGGGGCAGACTTTGTCCTCTCCACATGCATAGTACCTCAGGCCTTGGTCATCTTCTGGTTCTGTGCTGGGGAGTTCTCCTTGAATCGTTGCATCAAACAGTTCTTCATTACACACAGCACTTTCATGTCTGAGTCAGGTACCTTGCTGGTGGTGGCATTTGACTGCTACATTGCCATATGCTTCTACCCACTGAGATACACCACTATTTCTACACACACACTGATTGGGAAAATTGGTGTTACCATCTTTCTGAGAAGTTATTGTATGATTTCCC TGATATTTCTTCTGAAAAGATTGACTTTCTGACAAAGTAATATAATTCCAGACACCTGTTGTGAGCACATTGGCTTGGCCAAATATGCTTGTAATGACATATGAGTAAACATATGGTATGGACTCTTTGTTATAATGTCAACAGTGGTCTTAGATGTCCTATTAATTTTCGTTTCCTACACGCTTATTCTCCATGCTGTCTTTCACCTGCCTTCCCAAGATGCTTGTCACAAGGCTCTCAACACATGTGGCTCTCATGTCTGCATCATCATCCTCTTTTATGGGCCTGCGATCATCACAACGCTTACTCAGCATTTTGGAAGCCAGGTTCCACCTCATATCCACATCTTGTTGGATAATGTGTGCATTCTGGCTCCACCTATGCTGAATCCCATCACTTATGGGATCAAGACTGAGCAAATTTGA